A genomic segment from Neisseria perflava encodes:
- the ilvE gene encoding branched-chain-amino-acid transaminase — protein MSRPVPAVFGSVFHAEMPVIAYREGKWQPVEWQSSTDLTIAPGAHALHYGSECFEGLKAFRQANGKIVMFRPTANIARMQQSADILHLPRPETEAYLDALIELVKRSAEEIPDAPAALYLRPTLIGTDPVIGKAGSPSETALLYILASPVGDYFKAGSPVKILVETEHIRCAPHMGRVKCGGNYASAMPWVLKAKAEYGANQVLFCPNGDVQETGASNFILINGDEIITKPLTDEFLHGVTRDSVLTVAKDLGYTVTERNFTVDELKAAVENGAEAILTGTAAVISPVTSFVIDGEEIEVKSQERGYAIRKAITDIQYGLAEDKHGWLVEVC, from the coding sequence ATGAGCAGACCAGTTCCAGCCGTATTCGGCAGCGTTTTTCACGCTGAAATGCCCGTTATCGCTTATCGTGAAGGTAAATGGCAGCCGGTAGAGTGGCAATCTTCCACAGACCTGACAATCGCCCCAGGCGCGCATGCTTTGCATTACGGCAGCGAATGTTTTGAGGGCTTGAAGGCATTCCGTCAGGCAAACGGCAAAATCGTGATGTTCCGCCCGACCGCCAACATCGCGCGTATGCAGCAAAGTGCGGATATTCTGCACCTGCCGCGCCCTGAGACTGAGGCTTATTTGGATGCTTTGATTGAATTGGTCAAACGCTCTGCCGAAGAAATTCCTGATGCGCCAGCCGCGTTGTACCTGCGTCCGACTTTGATCGGTACCGATCCTGTGATTGGTAAAGCCGGATCTCCTTCCGAAACAGCCTTGCTGTACATTTTGGCTTCTCCTGTCGGCGACTATTTCAAAGCCGGTTCGCCCGTTAAAATCTTGGTGGAAACCGAACACATCCGTTGCGCCCCTCATATGGGCCGCGTGAAATGCGGCGGCAACTATGCTTCAGCCATGCCTTGGGTGTTGAAAGCCAAAGCTGAATATGGTGCAAACCAAGTGTTGTTCTGCCCGAATGGCGACGTTCAGGAAACCGGCGCGTCTAACTTTATCCTGATTAACGGCGATGAAATCATTACCAAACCGTTGACAGACGAATTCCTGCACGGCGTTACCCGTGATTCCGTGCTGACTGTTGCCAAAGATTTGGGCTACACCGTTACCGAACGCAACTTTACCGTTGATGAGCTGAAAGCAGCTGTGGAAAATGGCGCAGAGGCGATTCTGACCGGTACGGCTGCGGTTATTTCTCCGGTAACTTCTTTCGTGATTGATGGCGAAGAAATCGAAGTGAAGAGCCAAGAGCGCGGTTATGCAATCCGTAAGGCGATTACCGACATCCAATACGGTTTGGCAGAAGACAAACATGGCTGGTTGGTCGAAGTTTGTTAA
- a CDS encoding LapA family protein gives MKLISTIIKILILLVFLLLAITNTHTVSFFYLPGQNVNLPLIVVLFGAFIIGIVFGMFALFGRLLTLRSENNRLRAEVKKYAHLSEKDLTPVKTETPATTSETTPKA, from the coding sequence ATGAAACTCATCTCTACCATCATCAAAATCCTGATTCTTCTTGTTTTCCTCCTGCTGGCCATCACCAATACCCACACCGTATCCTTCTTCTACCTGCCCGGCCAAAACGTCAATCTGCCGCTGATTGTCGTGCTTTTCGGCGCCTTTATTATCGGCATCGTGTTCGGTATGTTTGCCCTCTTCGGCCGTCTGCTGACCCTGCGCAGCGAAAACAACCGCCTGCGTGCCGAAGTGAAAAAATACGCCCACCTTTCCGAAAAAGACCTGACCCCGGTCAAAACCGAAACACCGGCAACGACTTCCGAAACCACTCCCAAAGCGTAA
- a CDS encoding right-handed parallel beta-helix repeat-containing protein, whose product MEKILAEKQKKYEEAKAKKIAEAATAKANAVEHAKEAHKAAVEKAIAERKAKQDAARKEKEAEDRIAEGKKTVEIVHKKILNDSDGHNKVVSVSSSKKTAMSHDSHLSSVKENKIDDHAESRAVVSGKYRVYQSKEYGNYVRVNDFGADAQGKKDSLQAFKAALEAAHKEKAMVFLDGTYYISNQIVMDKTVSGARGLFGSGMGKTKVTFDKVQTGVFNPNTNHDDIRQFAGILIDGQNNKTIANLSVQYTNPDFYRKGLSYFGKVNGILVNDADNTLISKVEVSGANRAGVMFTSTASLEKEKGQKLTFKERVQSGEIDEKYEALPLGENNRIVDSYLHHNRVAGALIGFQQNFIGEGNRLDWNGHEADGGTGYGMAVVAGSYNYGVTYRKNTTNHNYRKGLDVHDGTGIVIEDNVLTGDRLYGIAAYNRQFSMDKVKITGNTIIQDPSFRLNVDDDLGKYYHMYSGIQVQTNTQYKDLHSANKGYFDISNNVIKNLTVYQNNIQTYAIEFRNHESKMDYTLNMANNKISGESTKYLIAVINDTYDRVLSKNGIGSGTITISGNDADIGKIMKGAVPVYVEEHHGNVAMHGAVTIHNNKISVREKSDGYVEFAYLKSNAKEYNITNNTLKLGGALDDVLVDVYSTNPKGKASLNVANNKIMTDIKDELYDSWLRFENNIKTYSEGNSHNGAALTKVNTTGSKVALSDILSEANYIVATTKDAVYHHTKNVYTSGVEEHHTTTGIL is encoded by the coding sequence ATGGAAAAAATTTTGGCTGAAAAGCAAAAAAAATACGAAGAGGCTAAAGCAAAAAAAATAGCCGAAGCCGCCACAGCCAAAGCAAACGCCGTCGAGCATGCAAAAGAAGCGCATAAAGCAGCAGTCGAAAAAGCGATTGCAGAGCGTAAAGCCAAACAAGACGCTGCCCGCAAAGAAAAAGAGGCAGAAGACAGAATTGCCGAAGGAAAAAAAACAGTCGAAATTGTGCATAAAAAGATTTTGAACGATTCAGACGGCCATAATAAAGTCGTGAGCGTTTCTTCCAGCAAAAAAACAGCCATGAGTCACGATAGCCACCTCAGTTCAGTCAAAGAAAACAAAATTGACGATCATGCCGAAAGCAGGGCTGTTGTATCTGGAAAATACCGCGTGTATCAATCTAAAGAGTACGGTAATTATGTTCGCGTGAATGATTTTGGTGCCGATGCGCAGGGTAAAAAAGACAGCCTTCAGGCATTTAAAGCGGCTTTAGAAGCGGCTCATAAAGAAAAAGCCATGGTCTTCTTGGATGGTACCTACTATATTTCCAACCAGATTGTGATGGATAAAACCGTTTCCGGTGCACGCGGTTTGTTTGGTTCGGGGATGGGCAAAACCAAAGTAACGTTTGATAAGGTGCAGACGGGTGTGTTCAATCCGAACACCAACCATGATGATATTCGCCAATTTGCCGGTATCTTGATCGATGGACAAAACAATAAAACCATTGCCAACTTGTCGGTTCAATATACCAACCCTGATTTTTACCGCAAAGGCTTAAGCTATTTTGGCAAGGTAAACGGCATTTTGGTAAACGATGCGGACAATACTTTAATCAGTAAAGTAGAAGTTTCCGGTGCCAATCGTGCTGGTGTGATGTTTACGTCGACCGCTTCTTTGGAAAAGGAAAAAGGTCAAAAGCTGACCTTTAAAGAGCGCGTACAAAGCGGCGAAATTGATGAAAAATATGAAGCGCTGCCTTTGGGTGAAAACAACCGTATTGTTGATTCGTATCTGCACCACAACCGCGTTGCCGGTGCGCTGATCGGTTTCCAACAAAACTTTATCGGCGAGGGCAACCGTTTGGATTGGAACGGCCACGAAGCGGACGGCGGTACCGGCTACGGTATGGCTGTGGTTGCGGGCAGCTACAATTACGGTGTCACATACCGTAAAAATACGACCAACCACAACTACCGCAAAGGCTTGGATGTGCATGATGGTACAGGCATTGTCATTGAAGACAATGTGTTAACAGGTGACCGGCTGTATGGTATTGCTGCTTACAACCGCCAGTTTTCTATGGATAAAGTCAAAATTACCGGCAATACCATTATCCAAGACCCGAGCTTCCGTTTGAATGTTGATGATGACTTGGGCAAGTACTATCACATGTATTCAGGTATCCAGGTGCAAACCAATACCCAATACAAAGATTTGCACTCGGCTAACAAAGGCTATTTCGATATCAGCAATAATGTCATTAAAAATCTGACGGTTTATCAAAACAATATTCAGACTTACGCGATTGAGTTCCGTAACCATGAAAGCAAAATGGATTACACGCTCAATATGGCAAATAACAAGATCAGCGGCGAATCCACCAAATATCTGATTGCCGTCATCAACGATACCTACGACCGCGTTTTATCTAAAAACGGCATTGGCAGCGGTACTATTACCATTAGCGGCAATGATGCCGATATCGGCAAGATTATGAAAGGCGCAGTACCGGTTTATGTGGAAGAACACCATGGTAATGTCGCTATGCATGGTGCGGTGACAATTCACAACAACAAAATTTCCGTGCGTGAAAAATCTGACGGCTATGTCGAATTTGCTTATTTGAAAAGCAATGCCAAAGAGTACAACATCACTAATAACACATTGAAACTTGGTGGTGCCCTGGATGATGTTTTGGTAGACGTATACAGTACCAACCCTAAGGGCAAGGCATCTTTAAATGTAGCCAACAATAAAATCATGACGGACATCAAAGACGAACTGTATGATTCATGGCTGCGCTTTGAAAATAACATCAAAACGTATTCAGAAGGCAATAGCCATAATGGTGCAGCACTGACAAAGGTGAATACGACCGGCAGTAAAGTTGCCTTGAGCGATATCTTGTCAGAAGCCAACTATATTGTCGCAACAACTAAAGATGCTGTGTATCACCATACTAAGAATGTGTATACATCAGGAGTGGAAGAGCATCATACAACGACAGGGATTTTGTAA